The window CTCCGCGTCGACGAGGGATCCGTCACCGCCGACGCCGTGGGTACCGGTCCGATCGACGCGTTCCTCAAGGTCCTCGCCGCGCAGGGCGTCCAGGTCACGCTGTACGACTACTCGGAGCACACGATGAGCGCCTCCGGTGACGCGAAGGCGGCGTCCTACGTCGAGCTCGACGTCGACGGCGTGCGCCTGTGGGGCGTCGGCATCGACGCTGACATCTCGACGGCGTCGCTCAAGGCGATCGTCTCCGCGGTCAACCGTGCGGTCCGCGCGGGAGCCGCGACCGGCGCCGACTCGCCGGAGCTCGTCTCCGCCTGACACGCGCGGTACTTCCCCCGTCACGCGCGATGGCACGTCGGATCGGGCGTACCTGGGCGTTTCTTTCGACCAGGTACGCCCGATTCCGCCGAGTACGCCCCGCGCCCGCGCACGACCCGCCCCGCGCGTGCCCAGCCCCGCGCGTGCCCAGCCCCGCGCGGCGCGGTGTCGGCGGGGCGGGGGATACTGGGGGCATGCCGCTGTACCGGGACGAGTGCGTCGTGTTGCGCACCCACAAGCTCGGTGAAGCCGACCGCATCGTCACCATGCTCAGTCGGCAGCACGGCAAGATCCGAGCGGTGGCCAAGGGCGTGCGGCGGACCGCGTCGAAGTTCGGTAGCCGCCTCGAGCCGTTCATGGTCGTCGACGCCCAGTTCTACGAGGGGCGCTCGCTCGACATCGTCACGCAGGCTGAGTCGCTCGGCGCCTACGGTGCGCAGATCGTCGCCGACTACGGCGCGTACACGGCTGCCAGCGCGATGGTCGAGACCGCCGACCGCCTGAGCGAGGCCGACGCCGGCCTGCAGCAGTACCTGTTGCTCGTCGGTGCGCTGCGGTCGTTGTCCCGCGGTGAGCACCACTCCAGCGCCACGCTCGACTCCTACCTGCTCCGCGCGATGAGCATCGCAGGGTGGGCGCCCTCGTTCGGCGACTGTGCGGTCACCGGGGAGCCCGGGCCGCACTCGGCCTTCGTCGTGCAGCTCGGCGGCGTGGTCGCCGATCGCGCTGCGCCTCCCGGCACGCCGCGGCTCGACCCGGCGACCCTCGGGGTACTCGGCTCGCTGCTCGCCGGCGACTGGGCGAGCGTCGACGCCACCGACGAGCGCACGCGGTCACGCGCCTCCGGCGTGGTCGCGGCCTACGCCCAGTGGCACCTGGAACGATCGCTCCGGTCCCTGCCGCACGTCGACCGGTCGGAGCATCCGCTGCCGGTGCCGCTGACCCACGACGGGCCCGAGGCGACGGCCCGTGCGGTCGCCTCCACCCCGGCGCCCTCCACCCCGGCGCCCTCCGTCCCGGACCCCGCCGACCCCGACCTCGATCCCGCCGCCGAAGGAACCCCCACCGCATGAGCCCCCGCCGCCCCGACGACGCCGAGCCGTTCCGCCCGATCGACTGGACGGGCCAGACGCCCCCGGCGATCCCGGCCCGGTTCGTGCCGGACCACGTGGCCATCGTGATGGACGGCAACGGCCGGTGGGCGAACGGCCGAGGGCTCACCCGGATCGAGGGGCACAAGGCGGGTGAGGCCTCGCTGCTGGACGTCGTCGCCGGCGGCATCCAGATCGGCGTCAAGCACATCTCGGCGTACGCGTTCTCGACCGAGAACTGGAAGCGGTCCCCGGAAGAGGTCCGGTTCCTGATGGGCTTCAACCGCGACGTCATCCGCCGACGGCGCGACCAGCTCAACGAGTGGGGCGTCAAGGTGCGGTGGGCCGGTCGGCGTCCGCGGTTGTGGCGGAGCGTCATCGACGAACTCGACCGCGCCGAGCAGATGACCGCCGGCAACGACGTGCTGACCCTGACGATGTGCGTCAACTACGGCGGCCGGAACGAGATCGTCGACGCCGTGCGGGGGATGGCCGAAGAGGTCGCCGCCGGACGCCTCAAGCCGAGCCAGGTCACCGAGAAGGCCCTGGCGAAGCGGCTGTACGTGCCCGAGATGCCCGACGTCGACCTGTTCCTCCGCAGTTCAGGGGAGCAGCGCACGAGCAACTTCCTGCTCTGGCAGTCGGCGTACGCCGAGATGGTGTTCCTCGACCGCCTGTGGCCGGACTTCCGCCGCACCGACCTGTGGGGTGCGATCGAGGAGTACGCACGCCGCGACCGGCGCTACGGCGGCGCGGTCGACGCCCCGACGGCGTAGCCCCAGCCGAGCCCAGCCCAGCCCGACC of the Curtobacterium sp. TC1 genome contains:
- a CDS encoding isoprenyl transferase; translated protein: MSPRRPDDAEPFRPIDWTGQTPPAIPARFVPDHVAIVMDGNGRWANGRGLTRIEGHKAGEASLLDVVAGGIQIGVKHISAYAFSTENWKRSPEEVRFLMGFNRDVIRRRRDQLNEWGVKVRWAGRRPRLWRSVIDELDRAEQMTAGNDVLTLTMCVNYGGRNEIVDAVRGMAEEVAAGRLKPSQVTEKALAKRLYVPEMPDVDLFLRSSGEQRTSNFLLWQSAYAEMVFLDRLWPDFRRTDLWGAIEEYARRDRRYGGAVDAPTA